In Prunus dulcis chromosome 1, ALMONDv2, whole genome shotgun sequence, the following are encoded in one genomic region:
- the LOC117625449 gene encoding putative GDP-L-fucose synthase 2, whose product MSGAINDATSPSALSDKSAKIFVAGHRGLVGSAIVRKLQALGFTNLVLRGHAELDLTRQNDVESFFAVEKPQFVILAAAKVGGIHANNTYPADFIAVNLQIQTNVIDASYRFGVKKLLFLGSSCIYPKFAPQPIPESALLTGPLEPTNEWYAIAKIAGIKMCQAYRIQYNWDAISGMPTNLYGPHDNFHPENSHVLPALMRRFHEAKVKGAKEVVVWGSGSPLREFLHVDDLADGVVFLMENYSGLEHVNVGSGKEVTIKELAELVKEVVGFEGELVWDSSKPDGTPRKLMDSSKLAGLGWTPKISLKDGLVDTYKWYLENVKQ is encoded by the exons ATGAGTGGCGCCATTAAcg ATGCCACCTCGCCTTCCGCCCTCTCTGACAAATCGGCGAAGATCTTCGTCGCCGGTCACCGCGGACTTGTCGGCTCCGCCATCGTCCGCAAGCTCCAAGCCCTAGGGTTCACCAACCTCGTCCTCCGTGGCCATGCCGAGCTGGACCTCACtcgccaaaacgacgtcgagTCCTTCTTCGCCGTCGAAAAGCCCCAATTCGTCATCCTCGCCGCGGCAAAAGTTGGCGGCATTCACGCCAACAACACATACCCGGCTGATTTCATCGCCGTCAATCTCCAGATCCAGACCAATGTGATCGACGCCTCGTACCGATTCGGAGTGAAGAAGCTCTTGTTTCTCGGCTCCTCTTGTATTTACCCCAAGTTCGCTCCACAGCCTATCCCCGAAAGCGCATTGTTAACGGGCCCTCTGGAGCCCACAAATGAGTGGTATGCGATTGCCAAGATTGCCGGGATCAAGATGTGCCAGGCTTACCGGATTCAGTACAATTGGGATGCGATTTCGGGGATGCCCACCAATTTGTATGGGCCACATGACAACTTTCACCCCGAGAATTCGCACGTTTTGCCAGCATTGATGAGGCGGTTTCACGAGGCGAAGGTAAAGGGTGCgaaggaggtggtggtgtGGGGGTCTGGAAGCCCCTTGAGGGAGTTTTTGCACGTTGACGACCTAGCGGATGGGGTTGTGTTCTTGATGGAGAATTATAGTGGGCTAGAGCATGTCAATGTGGGTAGTGGCAAGGAGGTGACTATCAAGGAGTTGGCTGAGTTGGTGAAGGAAGTGGTTGGGTTTGAGGGTGAGCTTGTTTGGGACTCTTCCAAGCCTGATGGAACTCCGAGGAAGCTCATGGATAGCTCGAAGCTGGCGGGGTTGGGTTGGACCCCAAAGATCTCTCTCAAGGATGGTCTAGTTGATACCTATAAGTGGTACTTGGAGAATGTCAAGCAATGA